The following proteins are encoded in a genomic region of Paraburkholderia sp. BL23I1N1:
- a CDS encoding ABC transporter substrate-binding protein, whose amino-acid sequence MASLNTQSRKHARMQQIRPLAGSLLALAIGFGVATAHADDALPKLPNKTPLKVGFAQTESNNPWRLAETRSFKEVAAKCGWQIVMTDANGSNSKQVSDIQSMIAQHVDLLVFPPREEKPLAPVVLQAKKAGIPVILVDRDVDQSVAKAGRDYITFIGSDFIDQGHRAAEWLVKATGGKAKIIELEGTTGASAANDRKKGFDEIIAKNPGMTIIASQSGDFARDKGRQVMETLLQAHPDVTAVYAHNDEMALGAIAAIKAAGKQPGKDIQIVTIDGTKGGMDAIAAGELGASVQSSPFFGPLACDVAQRYAKGEKIPTWVKVSDRFYDKSNVQQSMQYGY is encoded by the coding sequence ATGGCGTCGCTCAACACGCAGTCGCGCAAGCACGCGCGCATGCAGCAGATTCGTCCGCTGGCAGGTTCGCTGCTGGCTCTGGCCATCGGTTTCGGCGTCGCCACGGCGCACGCCGACGACGCGCTGCCGAAGTTGCCCAACAAGACTCCGCTGAAGGTCGGCTTCGCGCAGACCGAAAGCAACAATCCATGGCGTCTCGCGGAAACCCGGAGCTTCAAGGAAGTCGCCGCGAAGTGCGGCTGGCAGATCGTAATGACCGACGCCAACGGCTCCAATTCCAAACAGGTCTCGGACATTCAAAGCATGATCGCGCAACACGTCGATCTGCTGGTGTTCCCGCCGCGCGAAGAAAAACCGCTTGCGCCGGTCGTGCTGCAAGCTAAAAAGGCCGGCATTCCGGTAATCCTGGTCGACCGCGACGTCGATCAGTCGGTGGCCAAGGCGGGTCGCGACTACATCACCTTCATCGGCTCGGACTTCATCGATCAGGGCCATCGCGCCGCTGAGTGGCTGGTCAAGGCGACCGGCGGCAAGGCGAAGATCATCGAACTCGAAGGCACCACCGGCGCGTCCGCGGCGAACGATCGCAAGAAGGGTTTCGACGAAATCATCGCGAAGAATCCGGGCATGACGATCATCGCCTCGCAAAGCGGCGACTTCGCGCGCGACAAGGGCCGCCAGGTGATGGAAACGCTGTTGCAGGCGCATCCGGACGTGACCGCCGTGTACGCGCATAACGACGAGATGGCGCTCGGTGCGATCGCCGCGATCAAGGCGGCCGGCAAGCAGCCGGGCAAGGATATCCAGATCGTCACGATCGACGGCACCAAGGGCGGCATGGATGCAATCGCCGCCGGCGAACTCGGCGCAAGCGTGCAATCGAGCCCGTTCTTCGGCCCGCTCGCCTGCGACGTTGCCCAGCGTTACGCGAAGGGCGAAAAGATCCCGACGTGGGTCAAGGTGTCGGACCGCTTCTACGACAAGAGCAACGTGCAGCAGAGCATGCAGTACGGCTATTGA
- a CDS encoding LacI family DNA-binding transcriptional regulator, giving the protein MTDIAKLTGVSQSTVSLVLNNATGAKFSEATRNKVMKAAHDLGYRLSLREPVSVSNDERNLIVYLADEISTSPHPVVNVDGARDAAYASGKMLAVYSTHGNADIEKQVLDATLSNPHVFGVIYATVYTRKVTLPAALSRVPTVLLNCYTSEGGVSSVVPAEVAGGHLATDYLLQSGHRRIGYINGEPWQDASKDRLKGYRTALATADLPYAPELVRDGDWSSGLGFEMTLSLMREAHPPTAIFCANDLTALGAIEALKQLGLHVPEDVSVLGYDDQEIARHTHPPLSTVVLPNYELGRWAVETLLQEEHNRAAGAPVRHRLVKLDGPLVERSSVRVITEAEKPIINIISD; this is encoded by the coding sequence ATGACCGACATCGCCAAGCTCACCGGCGTGTCGCAATCCACTGTCTCGCTGGTTCTGAACAACGCGACCGGTGCGAAATTCTCCGAGGCCACCCGCAACAAGGTGATGAAGGCGGCGCACGACCTCGGCTACAGGCTCTCGCTGCGCGAACCGGTGTCGGTGTCGAACGATGAACGCAACCTGATCGTCTATCTGGCCGACGAGATCTCGACCAGTCCGCACCCGGTCGTCAACGTCGACGGCGCGCGCGATGCGGCCTATGCAAGCGGCAAGATGCTCGCCGTCTACTCGACGCACGGCAACGCCGACATCGAAAAGCAGGTGCTCGACGCGACGCTGTCGAACCCGCACGTATTCGGCGTGATCTACGCAACCGTCTACACCCGCAAGGTCACCCTGCCGGCGGCGCTCTCGCGGGTGCCTACCGTCCTGCTGAACTGCTACACGAGCGAAGGCGGGGTTTCGTCGGTGGTGCCCGCCGAGGTCGCGGGCGGACATCTGGCGACCGACTATCTGCTGCAGTCGGGGCATCGACGAATCGGCTATATCAACGGCGAGCCGTGGCAAGACGCCTCGAAAGACCGCCTCAAGGGCTATCGCACAGCGCTCGCCACCGCCGACCTGCCGTACGCGCCGGAACTGGTGCGCGACGGCGACTGGAGCTCGGGGCTCGGCTTCGAAATGACGCTCTCGCTGATGCGCGAGGCGCATCCGCCGACCGCCATTTTCTGCGCCAACGACCTGACCGCGCTGGGCGCGATCGAAGCGCTGAAACAACTCGGCCTGCACGTGCCGGAAGACGTTTCCGTGCTCGGCTACGACGACCAGGAAATCGCCCGCCACACGCATCCGCCCCTGTCGACGGTGGTGCTGCCGAACTACGAACTGGGACGCTGGGCCGTCGAAACCTTGCTGCAGGAAGAACACAATCGCGCCGCCGGCGCACCGGTGCGCCATCGCCTCGTGAAACTCGACGGACCACTCGTCGAACGCAGCTCGGTCAGGGTAATTACCGAGGCAGAAAAGCCAATAATTAATATTATTAGTGATTGA
- a CDS encoding sugar ABC transporter ATP-binding protein, with amino-acid sequence MQDIGISFGGVPALRSANLSVAAGEVHALIGQNGAGKSTMIKILTGAYRRGSGSVRFEGREVDFRTPKQAREAGISTIYQEINLVPFRSVAENISLGREPRRFGLIDWRAVQTRAAALLESFGLQIDVKKPVGRYSTAIQQMVALARAVSSDAKMVIMDESTSSLDEREVELLFTVVRKLRDDGRAVIFVSHRLDELYALCDRVTVMRDGQTVAQSTMAEMDKLQLVTTMLGRTLAAVVQEDAAAREANLARRGKQAIAATHLGTHPKVSDVSLEVHAGEAVGLAGLLGSGRTETMRLMFGANPLEHGSLSIGGEAVALKSPQDAIARGLAYLTEDRKAEGIVPELSVRDNLTLVCLRTLAKNGVVDVKKQQAIVDRFIASLGIKLRSADQPIRELSGGNQQKVLLARWLAAEPSLMLLDEPTRGIDVGAKADVAKIVRELRDAGLAVLLSASELEELTAVADRAVVIRDGRTVAELNGADMSEAAIMDAIAYGSEGPSQLVEAAHAAHIEDALEGDRHGA; translated from the coding sequence ATGCAGGACATCGGCATCAGCTTCGGCGGTGTACCCGCGTTGCGCAGCGCCAATCTGAGCGTGGCAGCCGGCGAAGTGCACGCGCTGATCGGCCAGAACGGCGCCGGCAAATCGACCATGATCAAGATCCTGACCGGCGCGTATCGGCGCGGCTCGGGCAGCGTGCGCTTCGAAGGCCGTGAAGTCGATTTCCGCACGCCAAAACAGGCGCGCGAAGCCGGCATCAGCACGATCTATCAGGAGATCAACCTGGTGCCGTTCCGCTCGGTAGCGGAGAACATTTCTCTCGGCCGCGAACCCCGCCGCTTCGGTCTGATCGACTGGCGCGCGGTGCAGACACGCGCCGCCGCCCTGCTCGAATCGTTCGGTTTGCAGATCGATGTGAAGAAACCGGTCGGCCGCTATTCGACCGCCATTCAGCAGATGGTGGCGCTGGCGCGCGCGGTGTCGTCGGATGCGAAGATGGTCATCATGGACGAGTCCACTTCGTCGCTCGATGAACGCGAAGTGGAACTGCTTTTCACCGTGGTGCGCAAACTGCGCGACGACGGCCGCGCGGTGATCTTCGTGTCGCATCGGCTCGACGAACTGTACGCGCTGTGCGATCGCGTCACCGTCATGCGCGACGGCCAGACGGTCGCGCAAAGCACGATGGCGGAGATGGACAAACTGCAGCTCGTCACCACGATGCTCGGCCGCACGCTGGCCGCCGTCGTGCAGGAGGACGCCGCCGCGCGCGAAGCAAACCTCGCGCGGCGCGGCAAGCAGGCAATCGCCGCGACGCATCTGGGCACGCATCCGAAAGTGAGTGACGTATCGCTTGAAGTGCATGCAGGCGAAGCGGTGGGTCTGGCGGGCCTGCTCGGCTCGGGCCGGACCGAAACCATGCGTCTGATGTTCGGCGCCAATCCTCTCGAACACGGTTCATTGTCGATTGGCGGCGAGGCGGTGGCGTTGAAGTCGCCGCAGGACGCGATCGCGCGCGGCCTCGCTTACCTCACCGAAGACCGCAAAGCCGAAGGCATCGTCCCGGAACTCTCTGTGCGCGACAACCTCACGCTCGTCTGCTTGCGCACGCTGGCGAAGAACGGCGTGGTCGACGTGAAGAAACAGCAGGCGATCGTCGACCGTTTCATTGCATCGCTCGGCATCAAGCTGCGCTCGGCCGATCAGCCGATTCGCGAGTTGTCCGGCGGCAATCAGCAGAAGGTGCTGCTCGCGCGCTGGCTCGCCGCGGAGCCTTCGTTAATGTTGCTCGACGAACCGACGCGCGGCATCGACGTCGGCGCCAAAGCCGACGTGGCGAAGATCGTGCGCGAACTGCGCGATGCGGGCCTCGCCGTGCTGCTGTCCGCCTCCGAACTCGAGGAACTGACCGCGGTGGCCGACCGCGCGGTGGTGATTCGCGACGGCCGCACCGTCGCCGAACTGAACGGCGCCGACATGAGCGAGGCCGCGATCATGGACGCGATCGCCTACGGCAGCGAAGGCCCGTCGCAACTGGTCGAAGCCGCCCATGCCGCCCATATCGAAGACGCGTTGGAGGGCGACCGTCATGGCGCTTAA